One region of Cryptosporidium parvum Iowa II chromosome 4, whole genome shotgun sequence genomic DNA includes:
- a CDS encoding hypothetical protein (similar to acid phosphatase, signal peptide, duplicated adjacent gene), producing the protein MRVVVLLSFFSLVGCVIKQERKNQTISSNSDALESDLVVDENGYLGKIVNPAEFSLCADTSNLEEIKKIPRLRDEELFNRLELIQLQVVSRHGARTPVKSFKCWEGYKQNWDCSDLKSLISASAFEKQSKTRTLKFSKHYETKQWQNNLTNTCKMGQLISQGYEQHRINGKILAKAYFKGEHLVTKSGLEISDFKNQMYIRSSDTQRTIVSAAALITSLLENIFGKEETFQRFRNLPIYTMDFHSEYLFANKNLVDNSRVLKYVFTSKNFQELLEDRKHLYMELEKDAKLNDLNRSWPFELLDCISMTICSGDDNKLPEAFYKNNLLERTMATIEKEVSSVFTWNDSIIAKSDISRFMYEIRDFILDAILFYENKNDGLSNIKELCSNSALNKAFMSQDLLMNFEYLLNPLCNKYEYHNSSKKEIKAPKFILFSGHDLTVIPLLSSLHAWDEHLPPYASTINFEIYYDPYEKQEYKGEANSLLKLESVQKNLPYYVRLLYNGLVITDKLKGCEGNEICHVSFLFL; encoded by the coding sequence ATGAGAGTTGTTGTACTTCTGTCATTTTTCAGCCTTGTTGGTTGTGTAATTAAACAAGAGCGAAAGAATCAaacaatttcatcaaattcaGATGCATTAGAGAGTGATCTTGTTGTAGATGAAAATGGATATTTGGGAAAAATTGTGAATCCTGCCGAATTTAGTCTTTGTGCAGATACTAGCAAccttgaagaaattaaaaaaatccCGAGATTAAGAGATGAAGAGCTATTTAATAGATTggaattaattcaattacaAGTAGTTTCTAGGCATGGAGCAAGAACTCCAGtaaaatcatttaaatgTTGGGAAGGGTATAAACAAAACTGGGATTGTAGTGatttaaaatctttaatttccGCTTCAGCTTTTGAAAAACAAAGTAAAACTCGAACATTGAAATTCTCAAAACATTATGAAACAAAACAATGgcaaaataatttaactAATACTTGTAAGATGGGTCAGCTCATTTCACAAGGATATGAACAACATAGAATTAATGGGAAAATACTTGCTAAAGCTTATTTTAAAGGAGAACATTTGGTAACAAAGAGTGGATTGGAAATTAGTGATTTTAAAAATCAAATGTATATTAGATCATCCGATACACAAAGAACCATAGTTTCTGCTGCTGCATTAATTACAAgtttattagaaaatatttttggtaAAGAAGAAACTTTCCAAAGATTTAGAAATTTACCCATTTATACAATGGATTTTCATTCTGAATATTTGTTTGCAAATAAGAACCTCGTAGACAATTCTCGAGTATTAAAATATGTTTTCACCTCCaaaaattttcaagaattgTTGGAAGATCGTAAACATTTATATATGGAATTGGAAAAAGATGCTAAATTAAATGATCTTAATAGATCTTGGCCATTTGAATTACTTGATTGTATATCTATGACAATATGTTCTGGGGATGATAATAAGCTTCCAGAAGctttttataaaaataatctaCTTGAAAGAACCATGGCAAcaatagaaaaagaagtaTCTTCTGTGTTTACATGGAATGATTCAATTATAGCCAAATCAGATATTAGTAGATTTATGTATGAAATTAGAGATTTTATACTTGATGCTATATTATTctatgaaaataaaaatgacgGATTATCAAACATAAAGGAATTATGTTCAAATTCTGCTCTAAACAAAGCTTTTATGAGCCAAGAtcttttaatgaattttgaatatttgcTCAATCCTTTatgtaataaatatgaGTATCATAATTCTTCCAAGAAGGAAATTAAAGCACctaaatttattcttttctcAGGGCATGATTTGACAGTTAttccattattatcttCGTTACATGCTTGGGATGAGCACTTACCACCTTATGCTTctactattaattttgagaTTTATTATGATCCTTATGAAAAACAGGAATACAAAGGGGAGGCAAATAGTCTTTTAAAACTTGAATCAGTTCAAAAGAATCTTCCTTACTATGTTagattattatataatggATTGGTTATAAcagataaattaaaaggATGTGAAGGAAACGAAATTTGTCATGTaagttttttatttctttaa
- a CDS encoding pap1p; poly A polymerase (eukaryotic type): MDLVNLELSKGLTSVPKKQYGVTPPISEAMATPQDYKLTENLIIAMRQENLYESVEGMKKREYVLASLNKLVREWIYEASLEHSMNEEEALSAGGGIFTFGSYRLGVVAAGSDIDTLCIAPRHISRESFFSFFLAKLQQDINVTKVQPVPDAYTPIIKMVYHGMEMDLLFACLNLSRIPNDLNTLDDDLLKNVDDKTARSLNGCRVNDMILQLVPNKESFRTALRFVKHWSKARGIYSNVLGYLGGISWAILTARICQLYPNAAPSQIINRFFYIYKTWQWKNPVILCEIKEVPKNTPGLMGFRVWNPNLNPQDRAHVMPIITPAFPSMNSTHNVTHTTLGVITDELQRAYRIIQDIENDKATWHDVWSPFLFFEKHKHFIQVKMLSNNEQAFHKWIGWIESKLRFLVRKLETFKGLQVRPWPKAIQEQDEAKDGFIFAQSMYIGLVLNNSNSNNGSSSTGVTGVSNSSGTAPVVDLRGAILDFVGFIMNWSEVENYKDSIDLKVRHLRAKDLPKHLREQSRINAKAIKASINNNVHNSVKEATSNFISSQQSTSSSNKRARNEDELNNTITRDLSLNNNNKSQLNNVGNDLKSDVNNSIQTDTHCDNELNNISKKLKVLPLKTPNIISNESETSCIENNCDKLKEFGDISNNYSEITDSNNNNNNNNNGNNINNVPNLIKNINNRQPFTLRINMSKKK, translated from the coding sequence ATGGATCTAgtaaatttggaattatcTAAAGGTTTAACTTCGGTACCTAAAAAGCAATATGGTGTGACTCCACCAATATCAGAAGCTATGGCAACTCCTCAAGATTATAAATTAACAGAAAACTTAATAATTGCAATGAGACAAGAGAATTTATATGAAAGTGTAGAAGGtatgaaaaaaagagaatatGTATTAgcttctttaaataaattagttAGAGAATGGATATATGAAGCAAGTCTAGAACATAGTAtgaatgaagaagaagctCTTTCTGCTGGTGGAGGAATATTTACATTTGGATCATACAGATTAGGAGTTGTAGCAGCAGGATCTGATATTGATACTTTATGTATAGCACCAAGACATATTTCAAGagaatcatttttttcattctttttagCAAAATTACAACAAGATATTAATGTAACAAAAGTACAACCGGTACCTGATGCTTATACACCAATTATTAAGATGGTTTATCATGGAATGGAAatggatttattatttgcatGTTTAAATCTATCAAGAATTccaaatgatttaaatacCCTGGATGATGATTTACTTAAAAATGTGGATGATAAAACAGCAAGATCATTGAATGGTTGTAGAGTAAATGATATGATTTTACAACTTGTACCAAATAAAGAATCATTTAGAACAGCTTTAAGATTTGTAAAACATTGGAGTAAGGCAAGAGGAATATATAGTAATGTACTTGGTTATTTAGGTGGAATATCATGGGCAATACTAACAGCAAGAATTTGTCAATTATATCCAAATGCTGCTCCAagtcaaataattaatcgattcttttatatatataaaacaTGGCAGTGGAAAAATCCTGTAATACTCTgtgaaattaaagaagtaCCTAAGAATACACCAGGATTAATGGGTTTCAGAGTATGGAATCCTAATTTAAATCCACAAGATAGAGCACATGTAATGCCTATAATTACACCAGCATTTCCTTCAATGAATTCAACACATAATGTTACACATACAACTTTAGGAGTAATAACAGATGAACTTCAAAGAGCTTATCGTATAATTcaagatattgaaaatgacAAAGCAACTTGGCATGATGTTTGGTCaccatttttattttttgaaaagcATAAACATTTTATACAGGTAAAAATgttatcaaataatgaacAAGCTTTTCATAAATGGATTGGATGGATTGAAAGTAAATTAAGATTTTTGGTCAGAAAACTTGAAACATTTAAGGGTCTTCAAGTTAGGCCTTGGCCAAAAGCTATTCAAGAACAGGATGAAGCTAAAGatggatttatttttgCTCAAAGTATGTATATTGGTTtagttttaaataatagtaatagcAATAATGGTTCAAGTTCAACAGGAGTTACAGGggtttcaaattcttcaggGACTGCTCCAGTTGTAGATTTAAGAGGAGCAATATTAGATTTTGTTGGTTTTATTATGAATTGGAGTGAAGTCGAGAATTATAAAGATTCGATCGATTTAAAAGTTAGACATTTGAGAGCCAAAGATCTTCCCAAACATCTTAGAGAACAATCTAGAATTAATGCTAAAGCTATTAAAgcttcaataaataataatgtacATAATTCAGTTAAGGAGGCCACTTCAAACTTTATTTCTTCGCAACAATCAACAAGTTCTTCTAACAAAAGAGCTAGAAATGAGGATGAACTAAATAATACTATTACAAGAGATTTgagtttaaataataataataaaagtcaattaaataatgttGGAAATGATTTGAAAAGTGatgttaataatagtatCCAGACAGATACTCATTGTGATAATGAactcaataatattagcaAAAAGCTTAAAGTTCTACCTTTAAAGACcccaaatattatttcaaatgaatCCGAAACATCATgcattgaaaataattgtgataaattaaaagaatttggTGATATTAGTAACAATTATTCTGAAATTACagattctaataataataataataataataataatggaaataacATTAACAATGTTCCAAatcttattaaaaatatcaacAATAGACAACCATTTAcattaagaataaatatgtcaaaaaaaaagtag
- a CDS encoding WD repeat protein has translation MNLGSKYENLEIPENIYSLFGRKKLKTNKNRQVGTFDTAIFKNKRIHPVLQKDHFKAGLLFYKKKYHEVVTPSLLKNVSFNNKKNSSMITSISSHKGLLAISNTKGSIGIYNISEVLKYRDLNNGKGPELKFPLGYVLTEKEQNRVKRGRSFKLEPVNYLNPGENENHRGVISTIHLSPFDGQLFITSGWDGNIKIWDTFDGTCVFTLKSRSKINYSVINQTNPNIVGSALQNGNVGILDLRIGGEFSQTLFLDKKTTNLNLDRPDSPVLSIAWRTDSEHILASTSQNGFIRLWDLRFAQQPFLYMNSNLTDWEFVQETNSITPLLIRQQMILEEGKDIHTKQINQEREQKQIWKHQNMKIELNEDEKKFLKIGKESNCEEKSTPKESSNDFFNSYQSHFGISAPKTIGYAHESGVGFCQFLKNGRYLISSAHDGTIKLWNSLNGKNCYINYDNFESQTFWEGDGLVEPGIDDQIQKYFKRFSVDSGDQDTLFHPNGNDIGIWNIRTGKCLKRLSAHINAKSVSVIHLSHYSNLMFSGDQSGFVHIWNTSY, from the coding sequence ATGAATCTCGGATCTAAGTACGAGAATTTGGAGATCccagaaaatatatattctcTTTTTGGAAGGAAGAAGTTAAAGACTAATAAAAATAGGCAAGTGGGGACCTTTGATACAGCaatttttaagaataaaagaatACACCCTGTTTTGCAGAAAGACCATTTTAAGGCAGGCTTACTTTtttataagaaaaaatatcatGAAGTGGTAACTCCAAGTCTACTTAAGAATGTAtcctttaataataaaaaaaattcttcaatgATAACTTCAATCTCAAGTCACAAAGGTTTGTTAGCAATAAGTAACACAAAAGGTTCTATTGGGATTTATAACATCAGTGAAGTTCTGAAATACAGAGACCTGAACAATGGTAAAGGCCcagaattaaaattccCATTAGGATATGTATTAACAGAAAAAGAACAAAACAGGGTAAAAAGAGGTCGAAGTTTTAAGCTGGAACCTGTCAATTACTTAAACCCTggagaaaatgaaaatcaTAGAGGGGTGATTTCTACTATTCATTTAAGTCCTTTTGATGgacaattatttataacAAGTGGTTGGGatggaaatattaaaatatggGATACTTTTGATGGAACCTGTGTATTTACTTTAAAATCTCGTAGTAAAATTAACTATTCGGTCATCAATCAAacaaatccaaatattgtAGGCTCAGCTCTACAGAATGGAAATGTTGGGATTCTAGACTTGAGAATTGGAGGAGAATTCTCTCAGACATTATTTTTGGACAAAAAAACTACAAATCTCAATTTAGACAGACCAGATTCACCTGTTCTAAGCATAGCTTGGAGAACAGATTCTGAACACATTTTAGCCAGTACATCCCAGAATGGTTTTATTCGACTTTGGGATCTCAGATTTGCACAACAACCTTTTCTATATATGAATAGTAATCTAACAGATTGGGAATTTGTACAAGAAACTAATAGTATAACCCCTTTATTGATTAGACAACAAATGATCTTGGAGGAAGGGAAAGATATCCATACCaaacaaattaatcaagaaagagaacaaaaacaaatttggaaacatcaaaatatgaaaatagAGCTAAATGAAGACGAAAAgaaatttctcaaaattgGTAAGGAAAGCAATTGTGAGGAAAAAAGTACCCCTAAAGAAAGTTCTAATGACTTCTTTAATTCTTATCAAAGCCATTTTGGAATTAGTGCACCCAAAACTATTGGCTATGCTCATGAAAGTGGAGTAGGGTTTTGTCAATTCCTTAAGAATGGTAGATACCTAATCTCCTCAGCTCATGATGGAACCATTAAACTTTGGAATTCTTTAAATGGAAAGAATtgttatattaattatgataattttgaatctCAAACTTTCTGGGAGGGAGACGGACTAGTTGAACCAGGAATTGATGaccaaattcaaaaatactttaaaagGTTTTCAGTAGATTCTGGAGATCAAGATACCTTATTTCATCCAAATGGAAATGATATAGgtatttggaatattagAACAGGTAAATGCTTAAAAAGACTTTCTGCACATATTAATGCTAAATCTGTATCTGTAATTCACTTAAGTCACTACTCTAATTTAATGTTTTCGGGAGACCAAAGTGGATTTGTACATATATGGAATACCAGCTATTAG
- a CDS encoding phosphomannomutase yields KLSLHTKNNQMDSKKLFLFDLDGTLTLPRKPIMEDMVMTLKNAKSKVKIGVVSGSDYSKICEQLQNNELACSHYIFSENGVVFHDEGVKVSSESISKHLGEDNIKRFVNFCLRYIADLDIPIKRGTFIEYRTGMLNISPIGRNCSYDERLEFFELDKKNGIREKFIQDLSKEFSDLDLQYSIGGQISIDVFPQGWDKRYCLRHVENKFDEIHFFGDKTYPGGNDHEIYNDKRVIGHNVINPNDTIQQLSRLI; encoded by the exons AAATTGAGTTTACAcacaaaaaataatcaaatggattcaaaaaagttatttttgtttgattTAGATGGGACCCTCACTTTACCACGAAAACCAATAATGGAGGACATGGTAATGACTCTTAAAAATGCGAAGAGCAAAGTTAAGATAGGAGTAGTTAGTGGGTCAGATTATAGTAAAATATGTGAGCAATTACAGAATAATG AGCTAGCTTGTAGTCACTATATATTTAGTGAAAATGGAGTTGTATTTCACGATGAAGGAGTAAAAGTGAGTTCAGAAAGCATTTCAAAACATTTGGGAGAAGATAACATCAAGAGATTTGTCAATTTCTGTTTAAGATACATTGCAGATCTAGATATTCCAATCAAAAGAGGTacatttattgaatatagAACAGGAATGTTGAATATTTCCCCAATTGGAAGAAATTGTTCCTATGATGAGAGATTAGAATTCTTTGAGCTTGACAAAAAGAATGGAATCAGAGAAAAGTTTATTCAGGATTTATCAAAAGAGTTTTCAGATCTTGATCTTCAATATTCTATTGGAGGGCAGATATCAATAGATGTATTCCCACAG GGATGGGACAAAAGATATTGTTTAAGACATGTTGAGAATAAGTTTGATGAAATCCACTTCTTTGGGGATAAAACATACCCTGGTGGAAATGATCACGAAATCTATAATGATAAAAGAGTTATTGGACATAATGTAATAAATCCAAATGATACAATTCAACAGCTAAGTAGATTAATATGA
- a CDS encoding DNA replication licensing factor MCM7 like AAA+ ATpase, with product MAIGVDNAHEKVRAYNDHIKDIQNFLENFEEYNENENSGEDVVMSNAREETEKEGSIWKHKKYMKSLQSISNREKNVLYIEVDDILSFGKYENKVTEYNNLVHSILSNTKRYVQLIYIAADNCLPVPTRTNMIDFKLEEMNNTKRSESMKTCNVPAYLRSNFEVYIKASKRMPITPLREVRAEYVGGYVQVNCIVTRVSNVKPRIQVVNYTCEVCGSSIWQSVEGTNYMPLSDCESSQCKNNKRTGNLKCNIKESKFTKFQEIRIQEPADQVPTGNVPRTMKVIAMGENTRKLLPGMYVTISGVFLPVVKEGFQAFRSGLTAETYFEVHNVHSYISNKEVSLTDYEKKLVKQMEADEEKKNREEALNSSGGGAYEVLHSQFYDKLANSIAPEIFGMLDVKKGLLLQLIGGVTNQMNDGMKIRGNIHILLMGDPGVAKSQLLNQITKIAPRSIYATGKGSSGVGLTASVVRDQNTSEVTLEGGALVLADNGICCIDEFDKMDESDRTAIHEVMEQQTVSIAKAGITTTLNARSSVLAAANPVSGRYDPRKSPVANMNLPDSLLSRFDLQFLLLDIPDKEKDLKLARHVLYVHKNEKAPSGDFELDRSLSSIQRPGMGVNQTRSSAKKVRRRRNNDDREEDAESENQDKSKSDQEQRVFSTVFMRYFIEKAQTYTPLVPKELVSEIVEHYVELRRREKIEQTREDWRKTYTTPRTLLGILRLSQALARLRFSNIVERADFEEATRLMIESKKSVTKPGNTSGFSNPGAKNKKHDFRDQIIEIIKDLHNRQAERTTRGGEDDESMTDGMIEISISEIETRIAHRGLLKQQLELVIDEYIELGVLSKSKDGQFISFITDFS from the coding sequence ATGGCAATAGGAGTGGATAATGCTCACGAAAAAGTGAGAGCATACAATGATCACATTAAAGATATTCAGAATTTTTTGGagaattttgaagaatataatGAGAATGAAAATTCAGGAGAAGATGTAGTAATGTCAAATGCTAGGGAAGAAACGGAAAAGGAAGGATCTATTTGGAAACATAAAAAGTATATGAAATCCTTACAGAGTATATCTAATAGggaaaaaaatgttttatATATTGAAGTTGACGATATATTGAGTTTTGGAAAATACGAAAATAAAGTAACAGAGTACAATAATTTGGTTCATTCAATTTTGTCAAATACTAAGAGATATGTACAATTGATTTATATAGCAGCAGATAATTGTTTACCGGTACCTACTCGTACAAATATGattgattttaaattagAAGAGATGAATAATACTAAAAGATCTGAATCAATGAAGACATGTAATGTTCCAGCTTATTTGAGATCCAATTTTGAAGTTTACATTAAAGCAAGTAAGAGAATGCCTATTACGCCTTTAAGAGAAGTTAGAGCAGAGTATGTTGGGGGTTATGTACAGGTAAATTGTATAGTTACCCGTGTTTCTAATGTGAAGCCAAGAATACAAGTAGTTAATTATACATGTGAAGTTTGTGGTTCTTCAATTTGGCAATCTGTAGAAGGTACTAATTATATGCCTTTGTCTGATTGTGAATCAAGCCAATGCAAGAATAACAAAAGAACTGGAAATTTGAAgtgtaatattaaagaaagtaaatttACTAAGTTCCAGGAGATTCGAATCCAGGAGCCTGCTGATCAAGTACCGACAGGTAATGTACCTAGAACAATGAAAGTTATAGCAATGGGAGAGAATACAAGAAAATTACTACCTGGTATGTATGTTACTATTTCAGGAGTATTTCTTCCAGTAGTAAAGGAAGGATTCCAAGCATTCAGATCAGGTTTAACGGCAGAAACGTATTTTGAAGTTCATAATGTTCATAGTTATATTTCTAACAAAGAGGTTTCCTTGACAGATTATGAGAAGAAGCTGGTAAAGCAGATGGAAGCTGATGaggaaaagaagaatagAGAGGAAGCCCTTAACAGTTCAGGAGGTGGAGCCTATGAAGTTCTTCATTCACAATTTTATGATAAACTAGCAAATAGTATTGCTCCTGAAATTTTCGGAATGCTGGATGTAAAGAAAGGTCTCCTTTTGCAGTTAATTGGAGGGGTTACAAATCAAATGAATGATGGGATGAAAATTAGAGGAAATATCCACATACTACTAATGGGAGATCCTGGAGTTGCAAAGAGCCAGCTCTTGAATCAAATCACAAAAATTGCTCCAAGATCAATTTATGCTACAGGAAAAGGTAGTAGTGGAGTAGGTTTAACAGCTTCCGTAGTTAGAGATCAGAACACCTCAGAAGTAACTCTGGAGGGAGGAGCCTTAGTTCTGGCAGATAACGGGATCTGTTGTATTGATGAGTTTGATAAAATGGATGAATCCGATAGAACAGCAATTCATGAAGTTATGGAGCAGCAAACAGTTTCTATTGCAAAAGCTGGAATTACTACAACTTTGAATGCAAGATCATCAGTCTTGGCAGCAGCAAACCCTGTTTCAGGAAGATACGATCCCAGGAAATCCCCTGTGGCCAATATGAACCTCCCAGATTCTCTTCTTTCTCGTTTTGATCTTCAATTCTTACTTTTAGATATTCCTGATAAGGAGAAGGATCTTAAACTTGCTCGTCATGTACTTTACGTACATAAGAATGAAAAGGCTCCAAGCGGTGATTTTGAGCTTGATAGATCCTTATCTTCTATTCAGAGGCCTGGAATGGGAGTAAATCAAACAAGGAGCTCAGCAAAAAAAGTAAGAAGACGAAGAAACAATGATGATAGAGAAGAAGATGCTGAGAGTGAGAATCAAGATAAATCCAAATCTGATCAAGAACAGAGGGTTTTTTCCACAGTATTTATGAGATACTTTATTGAAAAGGCTCAAACTTATACCCCATTGGTTCCAAAAGAACTAGTTTCTGAGATTGTTGAACATTATGTTGAGCTCAGAAGAAGGGAAAAGATTGAACAGACTAGGGAAGATTGGAGAAAGACTTATACAACTCCAAGAACTTTGTTAGGTATTTTGAGACTCTCTCAAGCCCTAGCTAGGCTCAGATTCAGTAATATAGTAGAAAGAGCTGATTTTGAGGAGGCAACCAGATTAATGATTGAAAGCAAGAAGAGTGTTACAAAGCCAGGAAATACGAGTGGATTTTCAAATCCTGGAGCAAAGAATAAGAAGCACGATTTTAGAGACCAAATTATTGAGATTATTAAGGATTTACATAATAGACAAGCTGAGAGAACTACAAGAGGAGGTGAAGATGACGAATCAATGACTGATGGAATGATTGAGATTTCAATTTCTGAGATTGAAACAAGAATAGCTCATAGAGGGCTGCTTAAGCAGCAACTTGAGTTAGTTATTGATGAATACATAGAATTGGGAGTATTGTCCAAAAGTAAAGATGGacaatttatttcatttatcACAGATTTTTCGTAG
- a CDS encoding Ser/Thr protein kinase, with product MELSETKLEDINHNSEFNKDNYYNEKNNLNHNLEVNNLDIQEVNNRRSSTRCSIKMRTSLVDDLHQLMPRVVTLERNDQGQIKYNLKVPAGELINSSQFEFVNLISSGGFGVVNLCKSNNLGNLPNGREIAVKLFTRGGKEGGSNQLSDERLKSIESELNYVRMFKHPNIIEYYGILNPSTGQIGFAMEYLDGGTVFEVLYSKINIIPLEIRKMWCVQLVKAVAYLHEGCAPYRFIHRDIKTINMLINRKDLSIRLCDFGNVRERTFSYYRLNYMGTVRYLPRSAKWFIIMKNRVWQWSGDEILKWDPLSKFNDDNL from the coding sequence ATGGAACTAAGTGAAACAAAATTGGAAGATATAAATCACAATTCTGAgtttaataaagataattattataatgaaaaaaataatttgaatcatAATTTGGAGGTAAACAATTTAGATATTCAAGaagtaaataatagaaGAAGTTCTACAAGATGTAGCATTAAAATGAGAACATCTTTGGTAGATGACCTTCATCAATTAATGCCAAGAGTAGTAACATTAGAAAGAAATGATCAAGgtcaaattaaatataatttaaaagttcCTGCTGgagaattaataaactcAAGtcaatttgaatttgttaATTTAATTAGTTCAGGAGGATTTGGTGTTGTTAATCTTtgtaaaagtaataatcTGGGAAATTTACCCAATGGAAGAGAAATTGCagtaaaattatttacaaGAGGAGGTAAAGAAGGTGGGAGTAATCAACTTTCAGATGAAAGACTAAAATCAATAGAATCTGAGTTAAATTATGTTCGTATGTTTAAGCatccaaatattatagAATATTATGGTATTTTAAATCCATCAACTGGTCAAATAGGATTTGCAATGGAATATTTGGATGGTGGAACAGTTTTTGAAGTTTTATattctaaaattaatattattcctTTAGAAATTAGGAAGATGTGGTGTGTACAATTAGTTAAAGCTGTGGCTTATTTACATGAAGGATGCGCTCCTTATAGATTTATACATAGagatattaaaacaattaataTGTTAATCAATAGAAAGGATCTTAGCATTCGATTATGCGACTTTGGTAATGTTAGAGAGAGAACTTTTTCGTATTACAGACTAAATTATATGGGGACAGTAAGATATCTCCCCAGATCAGCAAAGTGGTTCATTATTATGAAAAACAGAGTATGGCAATGGTCTGGAGATGAGATTTTGAAGTGGGATCCcttatcaaaatttaatgatgataatCTTTAA